AGTCAAGTTCGATTTAAGGGTGTCGGTGTTACCCACCTTGTATGGCGAAAAAGTCGTGTTGCGTTTGCTGAACCGCGATGCTACTCAGATCCAAATTGACCGGTTGGGATTTAGCGAAGTACAATTGTCTAAATACCTGGAAGGAATAAAAAATCCCAACGGATTGATTTTGATTAGCGGACCGACCGGCTCGGGTAAAACCACAACGTTATATGCTACGCTGAAGTTGCTGAACCGCAATGAAACGAACATTTTAACCATCGAGGACCCGATTGAATATATGCTGGAAGGCATTAACCAGGTTCAGTTGAAGGAGGCCATCGGGTTAACGTTTGGCAGTGCGCTCCGCACTTTCCTGCGACAAGACCCGGATATTATCATGGTCGGTGAGATTCGCGACGGAGATACGGCCCAAATGGCAGTTCGGGCGGCGCTGACCGGCCATCTGGTTTTATCGACAGTACACACGAATTCTGCATGGGGTACCATTTCCCGGTTAATCGATATGGGGATTCCTCCTTACCTGATTTCTTCCACCGTAAAGTTGAGTATCGCGCAGCGGCTGGTACGTAAACTTTGTCCGCACTGCAAAAAAGAAGAAGCGTTTAGAGCAACCGATGTACGTTGGAACTACCGGCCGGAAGTTTTCCCGGAAAGCCATTTTACGGCTGCGGGATGTCCTGAGTGTTTTTATACGGGGTATCACGGGCGTATTGCCGTGTACGAGGTGATTACGATTGATGATGATCTGCGGGAGATGATTCGCAGGAATGAATTGAATGCAACCGAATATCATGAGAAGGAGAAAATTAAAACATTGTCTGATCAAGCCTTTCAATTACTGGTCGATGGAACGACTTCCCTGGAAGAGGTGTATTCCATTCTTTCCGGTTGAGCAAACTGCAGAAGAAGAAAATGAAAAGAACACAAGATTAAACCTGGTGCAGATAGAATCTGTACTGAACTGATCCCG
This Prolixibacter sp. NT017 DNA region includes the following protein-coding sequences:
- a CDS encoding GspE/PulE family protein encodes the protein MDYQEVFELSTEHRQLLSTAQAWYLRIIPAGHTNGKLHFFYEEEKDVAQLQNELEVLLGKEVALKPVPSDWITRQLNRHYPNNHQRKNVEWLNSQSKDLLSMILEEAAKIKSSDIHLEPYEERCRVRFRIDGKLVERYVIPTTEYPAIVNKIKIKSHLDISEKRLPQDGRIIYEQGGVKFDLRVSVLPTLYGEKVVLRLLNRDATQIQIDRLGFSEVQLSKYLEGIKNPNGLILISGPTGSGKTTTLYATLKLLNRNETNILTIEDPIEYMLEGINQVQLKEAIGLTFGSALRTFLRQDPDIIMVGEIRDGDTAQMAVRAALTGHLVLSTVHTNSAWGTISRLIDMGIPPYLISSTVKLSIAQRLVRKLCPHCKKEEAFRATDVRWNYRPEVFPESHFTAAGCPECFYTGYHGRIAVYEVITIDDDLREMIRRNELNATEYHEKEKIKTLSDQAFQLLVDGTTSLEEVYSILSG